In the Deltaproteobacteria bacterium genome, CCCTGCCTGTCTGCCCATAAATAGGTCGCCCAGGCTAAACTTCGTGATCGCCCCCGGGCCAAACGCCTTCAAATCGGCCAGGGGATACGTCATGGCAAAACCCAGGTCATAATTGCGAAGGGCTTCATTGAAATCAAAGATGCCTTTGAACGAAATAACGAGCATGGCCAACGCGAGAAGGGGCGGATTCAGGGGATTAAACCCAATGCCACCAAATATCTGTTTTCCCACGATAATGGCAATAAAGGTTCCCAGTGCAATTAGCCACCAGGGAGCAGTGGCTGGCATGAGCATTCCCAGCAGGAGCCCGGTGACTGCTGCGCTGCCGTCACCAATAGGGGCAGGTTTTTTCAAAATCGCACTCCAAACCAGTTCCCAGATCATGGCGCAGGCCATGGAAAAAGCAATGACCGCAAGGGCCGGCGCACCATACTGGCGTATGCCCATCAACACCGCAGGGAGTGCGGCAATCATAATATGGTAATTCTTTGTGGATAACCTACTACCGTCGTGCCAATAAGGCGCGTGGGCCACGACGAGTCTCTTTTGACTACTCATTGGCTGCCTCCGCGGTTTCCATCAGGCTAAGTTCGTATTTTCCCAACATAATATACTGAAAGATCGGAATCCTGGACACGCAAACGTAAGAACACAACCCGCACTCAATACAGCAATCCAAATCATACATGTTCCTCGCATCCTCATATAGGCGGGCCTCCAAAAACCGAACAAGCATGTTGACCGGGATCTTGACCGGACATATCCTGACACACTCCCCGCAGTTGGTGCAGGGGTAATCTGTTACCTGGGCGCTGTCGGCTTCATCCTGCACCACAATGCCGTCAGTTACGGGCTCAACCGGCAGGTCTTCCGAATAGGTAGCCGTGCCTCTCATGGGACCTCCGAGAATAAGACGATCCCGATCGCTCAACGAGACATCGCAGGCTTGAAGCACATCCCCTATGCGGGTTCCGATTCTGGCCCTCACGTTTCTGGTACTACCATCTTTGCCCACTACGGTAACGACCTTGGTCACACTGGGCCGGCTCGCACTAAAGGCAGTCCCAATAGCTGCCACGGCTTCCGCGCTCATGAAGACGGCTTCTGTGTCCTCCACGGTATCGCCCGCTAAGACCACCTGACCCAACAAGTCCTTCATTACCATGTGAGGCAGGCTGTCAGGGTATGTGCCACTCACTGTCTTTACTTCCGCACCTGTAGTCGTGGCCTGCTGAACAAGATTTTCAGGCACGGTAATGACGATGCGGTTTGCGCCGGTAATTTTTTTAAGCGCTTGAACACCGCTCTTGACGGCAGGGGTTTCATTTTGGACCACATATTGGTTAACTGTCAGGAGCAAGTCCTGATCCATGCCGTTGATTACGATAGTCCGTATGGTTTTTTCCGGATCGGAAAAGGCTTTGAACGAAGGGTTTCCGGGAGCGTATTCAAAGAACTTCATGGCCGTATCAAGGGTCGGCTCGTTTTTGAACTGATCATCCCAGTTATCTTGGCCGCTGGCGTCGATGGTGATGGCTGAATACTTTTGCGCCAGGGGCCCAACATGTGGCGCCAAGGCAGATATGGTGCCGGTGACAGAGGAGATGACGTATTCGGCGCTCTCCGGTGACGCAGAGAGCCTCTGTCCGGTTTTGACAGCGTCACCCACCTTGAGTGTGCTCGGAGGCCCTCCGTTTTGCGACACCTTTAACAACAGGGTCACCTTTTTAGGGAGTGGAAGCTCTTGGACCGAGTCCGGTACCAGGTTGTACTGCAGCCTCGGCTTTACTAAACCTAAGAACGATCTCTTTATCATAGCTCGATCCTTTGTTCTATAATCCCATTAGCGGTCGCTACATGACATGACATGCCGCACACTCAACCGGCCCGGCCCCACTCTCTTCGTGGCAGCCTTTGCAGTTCGTATGGAGTGCGTCACCCCTCTTGGGGTCGCTGTCTGGGCCATGGCAATCCTCACCACTGCACGACATAGACCCGTCTCCCTGCTCCTCATGATGGCAATCATCACAGGCAACGCCATAGCCTTCGTCAGTCGTATGAGTCTTGTGATCATACAGAACTTTTCCTGCATTGCTCTTGAACATGATCCTTACAGGTTCCTCAGGGCTTTGCTGCGGGAAGGCGGCATAACAGACAACTCCTACGACGAGCAAGATTGCTGCGAGGGCAAAGGCCAATGCTTGTTCGTTCTTTGAGGTCATTTTGTATCACGTTCCTTTCGCTCGGCTACTAATACTAATATTGAAAAGCCGATTTTCCGTTCATGTTAAACGCGTTTCAAAGTCGTCAAGCCCTTAGCAAGTATCAAGGACAGTGTCAAGGAAAAAGTAGGCCCATTATCATGCTATCAGTATATGTTAGGTAATTGGCCCTTGAAGCAAAACCAGATTGTACGGACCTTTTTGGCCTTGCCTGGAATTGTTCGTCCTTCGACAATTTTTCTTGACAACTCTGAACCTCAATGCTATAGGCATTGCCACTTTAGTTATAATAAGGGTACAGAAGAATATAAGGATATGATGGTTACCAAGGTACTGAAGTGTCACCATGTGTAACTAGTGTCTATCCAGAAATCCCTCTTTATGTCATTTCGACCGAAGGGAGAAATCTAAAACCTAAACCTACGTGCTTTCAATACCATACGATTTCTCGCTTCGCTCGAAATAACAACTTTGTCCAGTTTCCGGATGGAAACTAAGTAAGTAATTCCAATCCATTATTTCACGATTACTTGGGAGTAAGGCATGCGGTTGGCCACATTGGTGAAGCTGTAAGGGCTACTCGCCTCCCAACAAGACCAGACGCAGGAGAAAACATGAAAAATGCTGTAGGTTCGGTTTTGGTAGTAGGCGGCGGCATCGCGGGGATGCAGGCGTCCCTGGATCTTGCCAATTCAGGCTATTATGTTCATCTTCTCGAAAAAAAGCCTGCTATCGGCGGAGGCATGGCCCAGCTTGATAAGACATTCCCTACCAATGAATGCACCATGTGAATTATCTCGCCCAAGCTGGTCGAGGTCGGCCGGCATCTTAATATAAATCTGATCACCAATGCTGATCTGGAAAGTGTCACTGGAGAAGAAGGCAATTTCCAGGTAACGGTTCACAAGCGCCCCCGATATATCGATCTGGGAAAATGCACCGCGTGCGGCGAATGCGCCGAGGCTTGCCCGGTAACAGTCCCCAGCGAGTTTGACGAGGGGCTCGGAACCAGAAAAGCCGCTTTCAAGCTTTATGCCCAGGCCATTCCGAGCGGCTATGCGATCGAGAAGCTCGACCGCTCTCCTTGTACGAATGCCTGTCCCAATCACGTCAATGCCCACGCATATGTAGCACTAATCGGTAAGGGTAAGTACAAGGAGGCAATGGCGGTCATTCTCCGGAACCTCCCCTTCCCAGGAGTCATAGGTCGTATTTGCCCCCATCCCTGCGAATCTGCGTGCAGGCGAGGCGAGGTGGATGCCCCGGTGTCGATCTGTGCCCTGAAGCGCTTTGTTGCTGATCAGGTGGACATAGAGGATCTGCCAGTCCCCGAAATCGAGAAACGCGACGAAAAGGTTGCCATTATCGGCGCCGGCCCGGCTGGACTCACCGCCGCCCATTTTCTTGCCCTGGAAGGCTATCAGGTTACTGTGTTTGAGGCCCTGCCAGTGGCCGGCGGCATGTTGAGGGTGGGCATTCCGGACTATCGCCTGCCGCCTGAAGTGCTGGAAAAGGAAATCCGTGCCGTCACCCGGCTCGGGGTGGAGATCAGGTTCAATACAGCGCTTGGCAGGGATATCACAATGGATGAGCTTCGGGCTCAGGGCTTCAAGGCGATCTATCTAGCCATTGGGGCACATAAGAGCATGAAGCTCAACATTGCAGGCGAGGACGCAAAAGGAGTAACGCACGGCGTGGATTTCCTTCGTCAGGTCAATCTACGCGAGATCACTAAAGTGGAAGGAAATGCGGTGATCGTCGGCGGTGGTGATGTGGCCATTGATGCGGCCCGCTGCGCCTTGCGGGTGGGGGCTGAAAAGGTCACTATCCTCTATCGCCGCAGCCGTGAGGAGATGCCGGCCCGCGAAAATGAGGTGGAGGACGCCCTTGCCGAGGACATTGAGATCCAGTACTTGACCGCACCGCAGCAGATTCTCACCAAGGAGGATCAGGTAGTTGGCATTGAGTGTGTCAGGATGGAACTGGGAGAACCTGACTCTTCTGGCAGAAGACGGCCGGTTCGGGTGCCCGGGAGTGAATTTATTGTCGAAACAAACCTGGCAATCCCCGCTATTGGACAGACGCCGGATTCGTCCTTCCTTGCTGAAACAGCTGGCGTGGCTCTGAGCCGTTTTGGAACCATCGAGGCCGATGACATAACTTTTGCCACCAACGTAGAGGGTGTTTTTGCAGGCGGCGACGCCCAGACCGGTCCCTGGGTAGCGATAGGCGCTGTGGCCGCGGGCCGCGAGGCCGCTATTTCAATATCGCGTTACCTCAAGGGCGAGGACCTCAGCGCTGGTCGGGAGCCAGTGGAGCTGCCCCAGGAGAATTTCCGGGCGATTCCTGAAGACATCGAGAAAAGACCCCGTGCTGAAATGTCCGCTATCTCCGATGCTGAAAGGAAAACAAGCTTTGCCGAAGTGGAGCAGGGGCTCACTGAAGAGCAGGCCAAGGCCGAGGCCGAGAGATGCCTTAACTGTATGACTTGCTGCGAGTGCTTCCAGTGTGTGGAGGCATGCAAGGCAGAAGCCGTAGATCACAGCATGCAGCCGGAGACTGTTACCTTAGAAGTTGGTTCGATCATTGCCGCTCCAGGTTTTAAGTCCTTTGATCCGAGTCGCTTTGACACTTATTCTTATGCCAGCCACCCGAATGTGATCACCAGCATGGAATTTGAGCGTATTTTGAGTGCCGGCGGTCCCTTCCTGGGTCATCTGATACGTCCTTCGGACCACAAGGAGCCCGAGAAGATCGCCTGGCTCCAGTGCGTGGGTTCCCGGGATACTAACCGGTGTGACAATGGTTACTGTTCAGCCGTCTGCTGCATGTATGCCATCAAGGAGGCGGTCATAGCCAGGGAGCACAGCAAGGAGCCTCTGGATACTGCCATCTTTTTCATGGACATGCGCACATATGGAAAGGAATTCGAGCAGTATTACAACCGGGCAGAGGAAAGTGGCGTGCGCTTTGTGCGCTGCCGGTTGCACAGTATTAATCCGGTGCCTGGTTCAGATGACCTTGAGCTTCGTTACGCGACCGAAGATGGCAGAGTCGAAAATGAAAAATTCGACATGGTAGTGCTCTCCATCGGTCTTGAACCTGCCACTGGCGTGGCAGAGCTGGCGGAAAGGCTCGGAATCGAGCTTGATCATTACAAATTTGCTAAGACCAGCAATTTTGCTCCAGTGAGTGCATCTCGTCCGGGGATCTATGCCTGCGGGGCCTTTCAGGAACCCAAGGATATCCCCTGTTCGGTGATGGAGGCATCAGCAGCGGCAGGCGCGGCAGCCAGCAGGCTTGCCGAGGCGCGGCATACTCTGGTCAAAGAGAAGACTTTTCCCGAAGAGCGGGATATCAGCGCGGAGGAAACCCGCATCGGTGTTTTTGTTTGCAACTGCGGTATAAACATCGGCGGCGTGGTACGCGTGCCGGAAGTGGCAGAATATGCCAAGACCCTTCCGAACGTTGTCTATGTGCAGGAGAATCTGTTTTCATGTTCGCAAGACGCCCAGGACCAACTATGCGAGGTGATTAAAGAGCAAAATTTAAACCGGGTGGTGGTGGCCTCGTGCTCGGCGCGGACCCACGAGCCTCTTTTCCAGGAAACTATGCGTAACAGTGGTCTGAACAAATACCTCTATGAGATGACCAATATCCGTGATCAGTGCTCCTGGGTACATGCCAACGATCCTGACGGCGCCACTGAAAAGTCCAAAGACCTGGTGCGAATGGCAGTTTCCAGGGCTTCGATTATCGAGCCCCTGCCCATGCCATCGGTCTCCGTCACACCGGTCGGTTTAGTGGTGGGCGGCGGTGTGGCCGGAATGGTGTGCGCCCTTACTATAGCCCAGCAGGGATTCAAGGTGCACATTGTCGAAGAGAAGGATCGCCTGGGTGGCCACGCCCTGAAGTTAAAGAACTCCTGGAAAGGCGAAAGCATACCGGAGTATGTGAGCAAACTGGTTGATGACGTAACCGGGCACGAGAACGTTGAGGTGCATCTTAACGCCAAGATCAAGGAGGTTTCCGGTTTTGTCGGAAACTTTGAGACTACCATTGGCCTAAATGGCGCAGGGGAGACCAAAAAGATTGAACACGGGGTAGTGGTGCTTGCGACGGGCGCGCACTCCATCAAGCCGGATGAATATCTCTATGGCAAGAATGACCGTGTCTTCCGCTGGCACGAATTGGATGAAGCGTGGGAGAGTGACCCTGTTAAGAACGCCACGAATGCCGTCTTTATCCAGTGTGTGGGTTCCCGGCAGCCTGAGCGCCCTCACTGCAGCAAGATCTGCTGTACCTTCTCAATCCAAAAGGCAGTAGAGCTTAAGAAACGGAACCCTGACTTGAACGTTTACATCCTTTACAGGGACATCCGGACCTACGGGGAACGGGAGGATCTTTACAGAGAAGCCCGGAACCGGGGCGTCATCTTTATCCGCTACGACCCGGAAAATAAGCCTGTTGTCAAAGAGACTGATGGAGGCGCCCTGGAGGTGACTGTGATGGATCCCGTGCTCCAGCGGCCCGTCACCCTCAAGCCCGACTTTATTACCCTGGCCACGGCCATCTATACCCGTGGCCTTGAGGAACTGGCGCAGCTCTTTAAGGTGCCTCTGAGTCAGGACAATTTCTTCCTGGAAGTCCACATGAAGCTGCGGCCAGTGGACTTTGCTGTTGACGGCGCCTTTGTCTGTGGCCTGGCCCATTTTCCTAAACCGATTGAGGAAAGCATCGCCCAGGCCCAGGCGGCTGCAGCTCGGGCCGCAACTATCCTGGCACAGAAAGAAATTGAGGTAGAAGGGGTCGTATCGAGCGTGGATGAGGCCCTTTGCAGGGGCTGTGGCAAGTGTGTGGACGTCTGCCCCTTTGGCGCGCCGGAATTGATAGAACTAAGAGATGGCATCATGGTCTCTCACGTCAGAGAGGCAATGTGTAAGGGCTGCGGTGCCTGCGCAGTGGCCTGCCCCACCGGCGCTGCTGCTATTCGCCATTTTACGGACAGGCAGGTGCTCACCATGGTCGAGGCCGCCCTCGGCGGATAGATTCGAATAAAGGAAAAAATAACATGAGTGGAGAACACGAACCAAAAATCGTAGCGTTTTGTTGCCACTGGTGTGCCTATGCCGCCGCTGATCTGGCTGGAGTAAGCCGCTTTCAATATCCTGCCAACATCCGTGTTATCCGCGTGATGTGTTCGGGCCGGATTAATCCCAATTTCATCCTGAAGGCTTTTCAATTGGGTGCTGACGGGGTACTTGTAAGTGGCTGACACATTGGTGACTGCCATTACCTGGATGGTAATGAGAAGGCTATACGGGTCATCGAAATGACTCGTGAATTGCTGACACTTCTTGGCATCGACAATGACCGTCTGGCCCTGGAATGGGTTTCGGCTGCCGAGGGAGTCCGTTTTGCTGAAGTCGTCAGGTCGTTCACCCAAAAGATCAAGGACTTGGGGGCATCTCCTCTGCGAGAAGCCGCATGAGCTTGTAGCTGGGGGGTTCGCTCCGATTTCGCTGATATACCCAGTACTCCAAGACTCCATTATTCCATAACGTAATGCCGATGGGGGCTAAATAATGAGCATGGAAGAAACAATAAGCAACCTAATCAATGAGACCAAGGCTTACTACTGTTTAGACTGCGGAGTTTGCACAGGTAGTTGCCCGGTGGCACGCTGTTCTCCCACGTTTTCACCGCGGCTAATGGTTGAAAAGGCCCTTATGGGCAAGGCCGAGGACTTCCTCTCGGACCCGGACGTGTGGTCATGTCTTACCTGCGCCCGGTGTACGCACAGGTGCCCGGCGGACATTAACTATCTGGAGTTTACCAGGGGCATCAGGCAGGAGGCGCTGAAGCTTAACAACAAGGGAATTCCGGCCCACAACGGTATGCTTCAATCAATTATGGCCATACAGGCATCCGGAATGGAGCAGAACAGGGTTGCCTGGGCAAAGGAAGCCGGCAGTATTGCCGATAAGGGGGAGTATTTCTATTTTGTCGGGTGTCTACCCTACTTCAACGTGATCTTTGCGGACTACCATTCCCATACACTTGATATCGGACGAAATGTTATCAAGATTCTCAATAAGTTGGGCATTGAGCCGGTAGTGAGTAACAACGAGAAATGCTGCGGCCACGACATGCTGTGGAACGGTGAGGTTGAAACCTTCAAGAAATTGGCTTCTGAAAACATTGAAGTGATCAAAGCGGCAGGAAGCAAAAAGGTCATATTCAATTGCCCTGAAGGGTATTATGTGTTCAGGGATTACTATACGAAGTACTTTGGCGACCTCGGTTTCGAGATCATCCATTTCTATGATTTTCTGGCTGAAAAACTAAAGGCCGGTGAATTCGGATTAGAGAAATCGAATGGTGTGGTCACGTACCAGGATCCATGCAGGCTGGGACGGATGGCAGGTATATATGACAGCCCGCGTGACATCATAAACGGGGTTGCCACCTCCTTTGCAGAGATGGAAAGGAGCCGCGACAACTCTGTTTGCTGTGGAACCACGGGATGGATGAACTGCTCCACCTGTTCGAGGGAAATTCAAGGCGACAGACTAAAAGAGGCCATGGCGACAGGGGCAGCTACGTTAATTACAGCGTGCCCCAAATGTAATATCCATTTTAATTGTGCGGCCAGTTTCATAGAAGGGATTGATATTGAAGTCAAAGATCTTGCTGAACTGGTTGTGGATGCCATGAATGGCAACAAAGCCCAATAACCCGGGTAAGGAGGATAGATTGTCGTGAACAAGGATATTTTGATCATTGGCGGCGGGATAGCCGGCATGCAGGCTTCCCTTGATCTGGGGGACATGGGCATTCAGGTCCATTTGGTCGAAAAGCTGACGTGTATCGGCGGCAAGATGGCCCAATTAGACAAGACTTTCCCCACAAACGACTGTGCCATCTGAATCCTCGGGCCAAAGCTGCAGGATGTCGGTCGGCATCCCAAAATAAATCTTTTAGCATACAGCCTGGTGGAAAACGTGACGGGCAGCAAGGGTGATTTTACGGTTACCGTGAGAAAAAAGGCCCGGTACGTCAATGAAAATTTGTGTACAGGGTGTGGCGCCTGTGCCGAAAAATGTCCGACTATTGTGTCAGATGATTATGATATGGGGTTAGGGAAACGAAAGGCCATCTACAGACACTATGCACAGGGCATTCCTTCTATTTTCTGTATAGATACTGATCATTGTCGGACCTTTCAGGGGAAAAAGTGCGGTGTCTGCGAAAAAGTCTGTCAGGCCAAGGCGATAGACTATAAGCAGCAGGATCAAATACTTGAGCTAAAGGTGGGCGCCATCATTTTGGCAACCGGGTATGATCTTTTTGATGCCACACGAATACCGGAATACGGCTACGGCAGGCTGCCCAATGTGATCAACGCTATGGAATTTGAACGCCTATTGAGCGCCAGCGGCCCAACGGAAGGTCATGTGGAACGCCCATCGGACTTGCGAGATCATCACCTTATCGGAACAATGGGAAAGGGCTTGAAAAAATCAACAAAGAGCCTGGCCAGTTACGAGAAGAAACACAAGATGTCATCCGATGATTTTTACAAGCAATTTACAGCGGGAAACATATCCGATGGGGATGAATTTCCAAAATGGGCAAAACAATACGAGAACGTGCAGGAGGCGACCAAGAAATTGGACGAACTGAAGGCCAAGGCCGAGAAGTTTGATATTGCCACCAGGCTCGCCTTTATTCAATGCGTGGGGTCTCGAGATTTCCGTTTCAACAAATACTGCTCCAGTTACTGCTGCATGCATAGCATTAAAGAGGCAATGATGGCCAAGGATCATGATGCCAGGACCGAGGCGTATATTTTCAACATGGATCTGAGGACCGTCGGCAAGGGCTTTGAAGAATACAAGGTGCGGGGGGCAGAAGATGTTGGTCTTCACTATATTCGTGGCCGTGTCGCTGAGATTACGCAGGATGAAAACGAAAATCCCGTTATTTGGTATGAAGAGACGACTTCTCAGACCGTAAAGAGCATGCCCGTTGACTTGGCCGTGCTGGCTGTGGCGTGTGAAGCGCCCAAGGGGATAGAAAAGATGGCTGAGCTCGTTGGCGCGGAGTTGGACGAAAACAGGTTTTTTAAGACCCACCCGCTCCAGCCCCTGGATACCACCGTCCCCGGCATCTTTGTGTGTGGGTGCGCCCAGGCGCCAATGGATATCCCGGAATCAGTGGCCCAGGCAAGCAGCGCTGCTTCGCGGGCAGCCGAGACGATTGCGGGAAAATAGTGATTCCACGAATTGATGATTGATAAAACAAATGGACTACTCAATAATGAATACTTTAGAGATGGAGAAAGACCTTGGAAGAAGAACTCAGAATAGGCGTTTTTGTCTGTAAGTGCGGCAGCAATATCGCGGGTGCGCTGGATGTTGAGGGATTGGCTGAATACGCCTCGACGCTGCCTGATGTTGTGTATGCCCCGTGGAATCTCTATACCTGCGCAGACGCAGGTCTTGATGAAATCAAGAAAGGAATCAAGGAGCACAACCTTAATCGCGTGGTGGTCGCCTCCTGTTCGCCCCGTACGCACGAGCCTCTTTTCCGGTCTGTTTGTGGGGAGGCGGGCATGAATCCTTATTTCTTTGAAATGGTTAATATCAGAGACCAGTGTTCCTGGGTGCACCAGGATAAAGCACAGGCGGAATCGGCCATGGCCAAGGCCAGGGATCTGATCCGCATGGGGGCGGCTAAGGCCGCACTTCTTGAACCCCAGGAGATCATTACATCTAAGGTCGAAGTCAAAGCGCTGGTGGTCGGCGGTGGAATTGCCGGTCTGACAGCCGCTACGTCCCTTGCTGACAGGGGGTTCCCGGTCATCCTATTGGAAAAGGAAAACGAGCTGGGAGGCATGCTTCGGTCTTTGTACAAGTTGGCTCCCATACATGTAGACGCATCCGAGGTTATAAACGCAAAAATCAAAGAGGCCCAAGATCATCCCAATATCCAGATTTACACAGGCGCCGCCATTGAAAAAGTCGAAGGTTTTATCGGCAAGTTTGACGTAACCTTCAGCGCCAACGGGACCAGCCAAGACGTCAGGCTGGGTGTGGTCATTATCGCCACCGGAGCGGGGAATTTCGTGCCGGAGGGTATGTATGAATATGACGGCGAAAAAGTTATTACCCAGTGGGAACTGGAGGGAAAACTGAAGGCGGGCAAGATCGATGCCAACAATGTGGTGATCATCCAGTGCGTTGGCGCAAGAAGCCCGGAGAGAAAATATTGTTCCCGTATATGCTGTGCAATCGGCATCAAGAATGCCATCCTTATCAAGGAGATGAATCCAGCGGCGAAGGTCCATATTCTCTATCGAGACCTGATGATGTCCGGTGTCGATAACGAAACCGAGCTTCGCAAGGCGAAAGAACTCGGCGTCCGGTTTGTCAATTATGACCCTAAAAGCCCGCCTGTGGTGGAGAAAAACAAGGTGACCGTTTTCCACCAACTGATGGGCAAAGAGATCGAAATTCCGCAGGAGATGGTGGTATTGTCAACGCCGCTGGTAGGGACTGAAGACGGGGTTCATATTGGCAACCTCTTCAGGGCCGGCCTGGACGGGAACAAGTTTTTCCTTGAGGCACACGTAAAGTTGAGGCCGCTTGATTGCGCGACCGACGGCATTTTCATCTGCGGGAGTGCGCACTATCCCAAGGATGTTCGCGAGAGCATTTTGCAGGCCCTGGGAGCGGCGTCCCGGGCCTCTATTCCCTTGTCGCAGGGCGAGGTGAAGATTGAACCGATTGTAACATGCCTTGTTGACAAGGATGCCTGCCGCGGGTGCGGCCTCTGTGTGGCGCTTTGCCCATACAATGCCTTAGAGATAAGGACAACCGATGAAGGCCGCAAGGTTAATGTCATAACCGTGGCGTGCAAGGGGTGCGGCGTATGTGCTGCCACGTGCTATAGACACGCGTTGAGCATTAATTCATTTACTGACGACCAAATGGAAGCCCAGATACATGGTTTCCTGGCAGCTTAACATTAACGGATTCTGAGCGGCGAAGCCGCGTTGCATGAAATCGTGAAACGGTTTCATGAAAGGAGGTATCCCAGATGGGAGAGGATTTTACTCCAAAGATCTTGGCCTTTTGCTGCACCTGGTGAGGGTACTCGGCAGCAGATCTCGCTGGCGTGTCCAGGATGCAATACACAACGGATATCAGGGTCATTCGCATAATGTGCACGGGAAGGATGGACCCTGCGGTGATGGCGGATGCCTTTGTTCATGGCCTCGACGGGTTGTTGGTGCTCGGCTGCCTTTTCGGCGAATGTCACTATGTGAGCGGCAATTTTAACGCCAGTCACAAGGTGAATATGACCAAAGAAATGCTCGCTTATGCAGGGATGAATCCAGGGCGGTTGTCATTTCGTAACCTCTCTTCGGCCGAAGCTGACGTGTTTGTCAAGCATGTCACCGATTTTTCCAAAGAAATAAGAGAACTCGGACCTCTCGGGGGCGAGGCTGATAAGTTCCCCTTGCCAAAGCTAAAGGAAAAGCTTGAGATTGCCAGGACCTCCCTCGCAGGGCCCAAGTTGCGCTGGGTTGTGGGGAAAAAGCCTGTCTTCATTGATACGGGTAACAAGTATCATGAGATCTTCACCGAGCACGAGATAAACCGGACCTTAGGCGGCATAGTTATTGACGAGATGGCCACCCATTCCATTTTAGCGGCTTTGCAAAATGAACCGGCTTCGGTTAAGGAACTCGCGGAAAAGCTTGAGATCCCGGCCCCGGAGACCTTGAAATACGTGCTCGGTTTGAAGCGACGCGGTTTTCTGGAATTGGAGAGTGTAAAAGATCGTTCACCTTTGTATAAATATGTCGAACAAGAGGGATAAAAAGTGGCTGAAAAAAATGTATTGATCATTGGCGGAGGGGCTGCAGGCGTCAAGGCCGCATTGGATCGAGTTAATGCCGGCAACAAGGTCTTTCTGGTGGAAGATTTTCCCAGTATTGGCGGGGAGCGAATTCCGCAGGACAGGCTCATCACTGATGGTGCGTCCTTTACGGCCCCTGATCTGGGCGCAGTCAAAGAGAACAATGGTATACAGGTCATAGATAGCGCCGAGGTTCGATCGCTGGCGGGGGAGAACGGCAATTTCAAGGCCAAGGTCCACCGTCGGACACCCCGGATCGATCGTGAAAAATGTAATGACTGCGGAGAGTGTATCAAGGTATGTCCGATCCACATGTACGATGATTACAACGAGAGCCTGGAATGGCGTACGGCCGTGGACTATTTCAATTCCGGCTCCGGCAACTACAATGTCTTTAAGGAAGACATGCCAGTTTGCCAGCGCACGTGTCCCATTAATCTGGATATCCGGACTTATGTGGGCTATATTGCAGACGGTAAGTATGCCGAATCATTGGCAACAATCCGAAAGAAGCTCCCCTTTCCGTTGAGCATAGGCCGTGTGTGTCCCCATCCGTGCGAGTTCGAGTGTAACCGCGGGTACAAGGATGAGCCGATCAGCATCTGCTTTCTGAAGCGCTATGTGGCCGACTATGAGGTTTATAACGAGGTCGAGCCCCCGATCAGCCTTCCAGAGGAGACCTATCCCGAGAAGATTGCCATTATCGGAGGGGGGCCCAGCGGCCTGACCTGTGCCTATCACCTGGCGTTGCTCGGATATCACAATAACA is a window encoding:
- a CDS encoding FAD-dependent oxidoreductase → MKNAVGSVLVVGGGIAGMQASLDLANSGYYVHLLEKKPAIGGGMAQLDKTFPTNECTMUIISPKLVEVGRHLNINLITNADLESVTGEEGNFQVTVHKRPRYIDLGKCTACGECAEACPVTVPSEFDEGLGTRKAAFKLYAQAIPSGYAIEKLDRSPCTNACPNHVNAHAYVALIGKGKYKEAMAVILRNLPFPGVIGRICPHPCESACRRGEVDAPVSICALKRFVADQVDIEDLPVPEIEKRDEKVAIIGAGPAGLTAAHFLALEGYQVTVFEALPVAGGMLRVGIPDYRLPPEVLEKEIRAVTRLGVEIRFNTALGRDITMDELRAQGFKAIYLAIGAHKSMKLNIAGEDAKGVTHGVDFLRQVNLREITKVEGNAVIVGGGDVAIDAARCALRVGAEKVTILYRRSREEMPARENEVEDALAEDIEIQYLTAPQQILTKEDQVVGIECVRMELGEPDSSGRRRPVRVPGSEFIVETNLAIPAIGQTPDSSFLAETAGVALSRFGTIEADDITFATNVEGVFAGGDAQTGPWVAIGAVAAGREAAISISRYLKGEDLSAGREPVELPQENFRAIPEDIEKRPRAEMSAISDAERKTSFAEVEQGLTEEQAKAEAERCLNCMTCCECFQCVEACKAEAVDHSMQPETVTLEVGSIIAAPGFKSFDPSRFDTYSYASHPNVITSMEFERILSAGGPFLGHLIRPSDHKEPEKIAWLQCVGSRDTNRCDNGYCSAVCCMYAIKEAVIAREHSKEPLDTAIFFMDMRTYGKEFEQYYNRAEESGVRFVRCRLHSINPVPGSDDLELRYATEDGRVENEKFDMVVLSIGLEPATGVAELAERLGIELDHYKFAKTSNFAPVSASRPGIYACGAFQEPKDIPCSVMEASAAAGAAASRLAEARHTLVKEKTFPEERDISAEETRIGVFVCNCGINIGGVVRVPEVAEYAKTLPNVVYVQENLFSCSQDAQDQLCEVIKEQNLNRVVVASCSARTHEPLFQETMRNSGLNKYLYEMTNIRDQCSWVHANDPDGATEKSKDLVRMAVSRASIIEPLPMPSVSVTPVGLVVGGGVAGMVCALTIAQQGFKVHIVEEKDRLGGHALKLKNSWKGESIPEYVSKLVDDVTGHENVEVHLNAKIKEVSGFVGNFETTIGLNGAGETKKIEHGVVVLATGAHSIKPDEYLYGKNDRVFRWHELDEAWESDPVKNATNAVFIQCVGSRQPERPHCSKICCTFSIQKAVELKKRNPDLNVYILYRDIRTYGEREDLYREARNRGVIFIRYDPENKPVVKETDGGALEVTVMDPVLQRPVTLKPDFITLATAIYTRGLEELAQLFKVPLSQDNFFLEVHMKLRPVDFAVDGAFVCGLAHFPKPIEESIAQAQAAAARAATILAQKEIEVEGVVSSVDEALCRGCGKCVDVCPFGAPELIELRDGIMVSHVREAMCKGCGACAVACPTGAAAIRHFTDRQVLTMVEAALGG
- a CDS encoding hydrogenase iron-sulfur subunit; translated protein: MSGEHEPKIVAFCCHWCAYAAADLAGVSRFQYPANIRVIRVMCSGRINPNFILKAFQLGADGVLVSG
- a CDS encoding hydrogenase iron-sulfur subunit codes for the protein MGDCHYLDGNEKAIRVIEMTRELLTLLGIDNDRLALEWVSAAEGVRFAEVVRSFTQKIKDLGASPLREAA
- a CDS encoding (Fe-S)-binding protein yields the protein MSMEETISNLINETKAYYCLDCGVCTGSCPVARCSPTFSPRLMVEKALMGKAEDFLSDPDVWSCLTCARCTHRCPADINYLEFTRGIRQEALKLNNKGIPAHNGMLQSIMAIQASGMEQNRVAWAKEAGSIADKGEYFYFVGCLPYFNVIFADYHSHTLDIGRNVIKILNKLGIEPVVSNNEKCCGHDMLWNGEVETFKKLASENIEVIKAAGSKKVIFNCPEGYYVFRDYYTKYFGDLGFEIIHFYDFLAEKLKAGEFGLEKSNGVVTYQDPCRLGRMAGIYDSPRDIINGVATSFAEMERSRDNSVCCGTTGWMNCSTCSREIQGDRLKEAMATGAATLITACPKCNIHFNCAASFIEGIDIEVKDLAELVVDAMNGNKAQ